The following are encoded together in the Salvelinus fontinalis isolate EN_2023a chromosome 38, ASM2944872v1, whole genome shotgun sequence genome:
- the LOC129837056 gene encoding atrophin-1-like isoform X1: protein MKTRTHKESMPMRSGRRRGGSNEERRGRRPHPSPSRAERNDRQTQRAAGEELAVSRFNHRSQGHDSSESEGEELVPPPKRQKVQDSSSATNPPTSTHSTDSTPPTIPPPPSAPRQPRDSDNEDGQSQGSRSSVVGSLANSLSSGRDIDQDNRSSSPSLSASPPASLDSDSDGPDSPKQGEGEREKRKEGGVGKTGGEERRAAREGRGDESCGDGERKDGGIEDSPSLKLPSSSISSSAPVTSLRGAGDSANDSNSGRKSYFSQDYKLVSKMEYGPASADTVHSGNRMNSKAKAQCVTKATVAGGDYPHGNPNIPHPPPPPLPPPPALKPLELGGQNLPSEIKVEREKMEKGEKLMDNKTAPPSLLPQTSPLPPSQPPPPPHPHHYSPTGWQGGTATGCQGSWGYTRYSGNHHAHQPQHQPPVQQQQLPSVYNPPSSRHSSSSHPPYLPHPHKEYLPRYTSGGGERERGAAGERERGGVRVEYGGREIGRDFSAGSGSNSSTSGGMGGPNGVQGREFGGQNREYPGLGPQGSGRDPPMGPGGREFGPGGFRERERDRDREREGERDVGGREFPLLNRNENQNREFGPTGAGGGRGHPRDKEGGRWGEFGGQMREVGGNGNPNNNPLPLGNPPSSTSGLPAAPMLNRDPPSSPQNNPSHPALPSHPHPQSTSKRDYTPSMDQAQTRHSPPSGPEHFHREYPPGAKDYPPGGPPSTGPAREYPSPPGMTPNLGRDYPGGPQIPHLPHPHFPAQQPRDRDRERDTNQRESSLYQNRGGPPQPPSLSPSSSSSTPHGHPPNAPYPPPPPPPPLPPPQTSLAQPQPPSGLGPNHVRPANYSSSNQTPATPLSPLLSPSTNQMGGFPSYLPGSSSGANMSLPGSGVSPGCRPSPFHSTLNSHAPFSGPYHSNGNSGNNLVPTNSNSNSSSGRSHTNSLSQSLSPQNASKGPPPLSNPGNNNGTSAPGCSSSLPRDGHSDSSTGLPPPPVIKEEPIEEREESESPPPVLRSPSPEPKPVDIPIHASQSARFHRVLDRGSGNSCARSDVLFVPLDGSKLWKKRNEVIERARREVEQRARDLREKERERERERERERDLERHLQQQKDNNNANIQRQGSSLFFPSSSSILLDPNSSSSNPGSHPQPHHQQHHSHPHPHAHLHHSHLHPSLSQHIPHSLLMQSMGGSTVVGPQGALGIGLGGPYLGPDTPALRTLSEYARPHAMSPLGASRQHQHPHVHHHGHPHGHPHVHPSFFLPQFQNHALAHPHHMPADAATAAAILGFLYGGSMEGGPGGHGGGHGGMGGAGLGGMGFPHAVAAHRERMKPGFEFKSEDRVYQPGSLGDPTALALAHSHSHAHAHAHAHAHSLLLGGGGGGEVSIYGTPPPQAPPPPPPPLQNPALAPVSRLPNPPPVPQSLSNPPPFSLLPPSLPSHPAPAPPPPAPAAAPLPAPPPPSSNPVSSLHHPAPHSFPSSLPPSHPPPAPAPVTAPPETYPPPTRSPTTSERERSGERERERERDRAGLPAGGERGREREQERERERERGGSNGSGGSGGSGGGEIPGRLQMLNVTPHHHQHSHIHSHLHLHQQDTAAGGVHPLMDPLASGSPLARLPYPGATLGTPILAHPLTESEVLRQQLFGAPFRELPQPSSLTGSMSAAHQLQAMQQAQSAELQMQRLALEQQWIHHHHHHSLTQDEYYSHLKKESDKTL, encoded by the exons ATGCCAATGCGCAGTGGGCGGAGGCGGGGGGGAAGCAacgaggagaggaggggtagacgCCCGCATCCCAGCCCTTCTCGTGCAGAACGAAACGACAGGCAGACG CAAAGAGCTGCTGGTGAGGAATTGGCTGTCAGTCGCTTCAATCACAGATCGCAAGGCCATGATTCGTCAGAGAGTGAAGGGGAGGAACTTGTGCCTCCACCAAAGAGGCAGAAAGTCCAG GATTCTTCCTCTGCCACCAACCCACCGACTTCAACTCATTCAACTGACAGTACTCCCCCCACTATACCGCCCCCACCCTCGGCTCCCAGACAGCCACGTGACAGTGACAACGAGGATGGTCAATCCCAGGGCAGCAGGAGCTCAGTTGTAGGGAGCTTGGCCAATAGTCTGAGCAGTGGGCGGGACATCGACCAGGACAATCGATCTTCCTCCCCGAGTCTCTCAGCCTCCCCTCCAGCCAGTTTAGACTCTGACTCTGATGGTCCAGACTCACCAAAGCAAGGAGAGGGGGAACGGGAGaaaaggaaagagggaggagtggggaagacaggaggagaggaaaggagagcagccagagaggggagaggggatgagTCTTGCGGAGATGGAGAAAGGAAGGATGGAGGAATAGAGGACAGTCCTTCTCTGAAGCTGccatcctcctccatctcttcctctgctCCTGTTACCTCTCTCCGCGGAGCAGGAGATTCAGCCAATGACAGCAATAGTGGCAGGAAGTCCTATTTCTCACAGGACTACAAGCTGGTGAGCAAGATGGAGTATGGACCGGCCAGCGCTGACACTGTGCACAGTGGCAATCGAATGAACTCCAAAGCTAAAGCGCAGTGCGTGACCAAGGCAACTGTCGCCGGGGGAGACTATCCCCACGGCAACCCCAACATTCcacacccccctccaccacctcttcctcctccaccagcGCTGAAACCCTTAGAACTAGGGGGGCAGAACCTGCCCTCAGAAatcaaggtagagagagagaaaatggagaaAGGTGAGAAACTGATGGACAACAAGAcggctcctccctctctgttaccCCAAACCAGCCCCTTACCACCCTCCCAGCCCCCGCCCCCGccccacccccaccactacagccccACTGGATGGCAGGGAGGCACCGCAACCGGTTGCCAGGGGAGCTGGGGCTACACCCGTTACTCTGGTAACCACCACGCTCACCAGCCGCAGCACCAACCCCCAGTGCAGCAGCAGCAACTGCCATCCGTCTACAACCCCCCTTCCTCTCGTCATTCGTCCTCCTCCCACCCCCCTTACCTCCCCCACCCCCACAAGGAGTACCTCCCCAGGTACACTTCCgggggaggggaaagggagaggggggcggccggcgagagggagagggggggagtgagGGTGGAGTATGGGGGAAGGGAGATAGGTAGGGATTTCTcggctggtagtggtagtaacagCAGCACTTCTGGTGGGATGGGGGGTCCTAATGGGGTCCAAGGGAGGGAGTTTGGGGGTCAGAACCGGGAGTACCCAGGCCTGGGACCTCAGGGCTCTGGGAGAGACCCCCCCATGGGTCCTGGGGGAAGAGAATTTGGACCGGGGGggttcagagaaagagagagggatagagatagggagagggagggagagagggatgtaggaGGAAGGGAGTTCCCTTTACTGAATCGTAATGAGAATCAGAACAGAGAGTTTGGACCCACCGGTGCTGGGGGAGGAAGGGGGCACCCCAGAGACAAAGAGGGGGGGCGGTGGGGCGAGTTTGGGGGCCAGATGAGAGAGGTGGGGGGCAATGGTAACCCCAATAATAACCCCCTCCCCCTAGGAAACCCCCCAAGCTCGACCAGTGGGTTACCTGCAGCCCCCATGCTAAACCGCGACCCCCCTTCCTCACCCCAAAACAACCCCAGCCACCCTGCTCTACCCTCCCACCCACATCCTCAAAGCACTTCCAAGCGAGACTACACCCCATCGATGGACCAGGCACAGACAAGGCACAGTCCCCCCTCTGGACCAGAACACTTCCACAGAGAGTACCCTCCTGGGGCCAAGGACTATCCCCCTGGTGGCCCACCCTCCACCGGCCCAGCCCGTGAGTACCCCAGCCCTCCCGGTATGACTCCAAACCTGGGCCGAGACTACCCAGGTGGACCTCAGATCCCCCACCTACCCCACCCCCACTTTCCAGCCCAGCAGCCCAGAGACAGGGACCGAGAGAGggacaccaaccagcgagagtcGTCTCTTTACCAAAACCGTGGCGGTCCCCCCCAACCCCcgtccctttctccctcctcttcctcctccactcctcatgGACACCCTCCGAATGCTCCTTACCCTCCACcgccacctcctccccctctcccccctccccaaaCCTCCCTTGCTCAGCCCCAACCCCCCTCCGGCCTGGGACCCAATCACGTTCGTCCGGCAAATTATTCTTCCTCCAATCAGACTCCTGCAACACCCCTCTCTCCTTTACTAAGCCCCTCGACCAATCAGATGGGAGGGTTTCCTTCCTACCTGCCAGGCTCCTCCTCCGGGGCTAACATGTCACTTCCTGGTTCAGGTGTGTCACCTGGCTGTCGGCCCTCACCTTTTCACAGCACTTTGAACAGCCACGCCCCCTTCAGCGGCCCCTACCACTCCAATGGGAACAGTGGGAACAACCTGGTCCCGACTAACAGcaatagtaacagtagcagtggcAGAAGCcataccaactctctctctcagtccctctcacCTCAAAACGCCTCAAAAGGACCCCCACCTCTTAGTAACCCCGGCAACAACAATGGCACTTCGGCCCCTGGCTGTAGCTCCTCACTTCCTAGAGATGGGCATTCTGATTCGTCCACAGGTCTACCTCCCCCACCTGTCATCAAGGAGGAACcaatagaggagagggaggagagtgaaagCCCACCTCCTGTTTTGAGAAGCCCCTCCCCTGAGCCCAAGCCGGTGGACATTCCGATCCACGCCAGCCAATCAGCACG GTTCCACAGGGTTCTAGATCGGGGCAGTGGAAACTCCTGTGCCCGCAGCGACGTTCTCTTCGTCCCCCTGGACGGCTCCAAACTGTGGAAGAAGAGGAACGAGGTGATCGAGAGAGCCCGGAGAGAGGTGGAGCAGAGGGCCAGAGACCTGAGGGAGAAAGAGcgggaacgagagagggagagagagagggagcgggaccTGGAGAGGCATCTACAA CAACAGAAGGACAATAACAATGCAAATATACAACGCCAGGgatcctctctcttcttcccctcctcctcctccatcctcctcgaCCCTAACTCCTCTTCTTCTAACCCTGGGTCTCACCCTCAGCCACACCACCAGCAGCACCACTCCCACCCTCACCCCCACGCTCACCTCCACCACTcccacctccacccctccctctctcaacacaTTCCACACTCCCTCCTCATGCAGTCAATGGGGGGTTCAACGGTGGTTGGCCCACAGGGGGCTCTGGGGATAGGGTTAGGAGGGCCGTACCTGGGCCCTGACACCCCCGCACTGCGGACCCTGAGCGAGTACGCCCGGCCCCACGCCATGTCCCCCCTCGGGGCTAGTCGCCAACACCAACACCCACATGTCCACCATCATGGCCACCCTCATGGCCACCCCCATGTCCACCCCTCCTTCTTCCTCCCCCAGTTCCAGAACCATGCTCTGGCCCACCCACATCACATGCCTGCTGATGCAGCCACAGCGGCAGCCATCTTGGGTTTCCTCTATGGGGGCAGTATGGAGGGAGGGCCAGGGGGGCATGGAGGAGGACATGGGGGGATGGGTGGTGCAGGGTTAGGGGGGATGGGGTTTCCCCATGCAGTGGCAGCCCACCGTGAGCGCATGAAGCCGGGGTTTGAGTTTAAGAGTGAGGACAGGGTGTACCAGCCGGGCTCCTTGGGAGATCCTACGGCTCTCGCCCTCGCCCACTCCCACTCGCATGCCCACGCACACGCTCATGCACATGCTCACTCCCTACTGCtggggggagggggtggaggtgaGGTGTCCATTTACGGCACCCCCCCTCCCCAGGctcctccacccccaccaccgCCCCTCCAGAACCCAGCGTTAGCCCCAGTGAGTCGCCTCCCTAACCCTCCTCCCGTACCTCAGTCCCTCTCCAaccctccccccttctccctgcttcctccctcgcTACCCTCTCACCCtgcaccagcccctccacccCCGGCCCCCGCAGCTGCACCTCTGCccgctcctcctccaccctcctccaaccCTGTTTCATCCCTCCATCACCCCGCACCGCACTCCTTTCCCAGTTCCCTCCCCCCATCTCATCCCCCACCTGCCCCGGCCCCGGTGACCGCCCCTCCTGAGACCTACCCCCCTCCTACTCGCTCCCCCACcacctctgagagagagaggagtggagagagggagagagaaagagagcgagacagagcgggGCTGCCAGCCGGTGGAGAGAGGGGacgagagagggagcaagagagagagagagaaagagaaagagggggaagcaATGGAAGTGGTGGAAGTGGtggaagtggaggaggagagattccGGGGCGTCTTCAGATGTTGAACGTCACGCCTCATCATCACCAGCACTCACACATCCACTCCCACCTGCACCTGCACCAGCAAGACACAG CGGCGGGCGGGGTGCACCCCCTGATGGACCCGTTGGCGTCGGGGTCTCCCCTGGCCCGCCTGCCCTACCCAGGGGCAACGCTGGGCACCCCCATCCTGGCACACCCCCTCACTGAAAGCGAGGTGCTACGACAACAGCTCTTCG GTGCTCCGTTCCGTGAGCttccccagccctcctctctgacAGGTTCCATGTCAGCGGCCCACCAGCTCCAGGCCATGCAGCAGGCCCAGAGCGCAGAGCTGCAGATGCAGAGACTGGCCCTGGAACAGCAGTggatccaccaccaccaccaccactcccttACCCAGGACGAGTACTACAG cCACTTAAAGAAGGAAAGCGACAAGACCCTGTAA